Proteins encoded by one window of Candidatus Cloacimonadota bacterium:
- a CDS encoding response regulator: MRSNILMVDDDRLLREVVRELVHQFGQDIVMTENYEEAPDLVRQQEFKLALLGHGIGGRNAIVLMRKIQRIDPGLFCVIMTGFRGITSVSDAVKPGSSDYILKPFTLEEMMNVLKRHL, from the coding sequence ATGCGAAGCAATATTTTGATGGTTGATGACGACCGCCTCCTGCGGGAGGTCGTTAGGGAGCTTGTGCATCAATTTGGACAGGATATCGTGATGACGGAGAATTATGAGGAAGCGCCGGATTTGGTTCGCCAGCAAGAGTTTAAGCTGGCGTTACTGGGTCATGGGATTGGAGGGCGGAACGCCATCGTCCTGATGAGGAAAATCCAGCGGATTGACCCCGGGCTTTTTTGCGTCATTATGACCGGCTTTCGCGGCATCACGAGCGTTTCCGACGCGGTGAAGCCCGGCTCTTCGGATTATATTTTAAAACCTTTCACCCTGGAAGAAATGATGAACGTCCTCAAGAGGCATCTGTAA
- a CDS encoding YgiQ family radical SAM protein yields MAFLPTNLAEARARGWDELDVIIINGDAYVDHPSFGAAIIGRHLESAGFRVGIIPQPNPDKDEDFLALGLPRLFFGITGGNMDSMVSNYTAQRKKRNDDAYSPDGKAGLRPDRAVLIYANALKRLCKDVPIVLGGIEASLRRIAHYDFWQNKVRASILADSKASLLVYGMAEKAILEIAESLKNGVPIKELTQIRGTVAFSPQPPSAEDIVLPNNLESADKAVFRQMTLTFEKNKDSHAIFQMNGGRWLRHNPPAAPLETPELDALALLPFEHAPHPRYGNQRIPAFDQIRDSLTSHRGCYGGCNFCAIASHQGRAIQSRSAASLVKEAQNLAQKRGKSITITDVGGPTANMYASVCELGWPESCKRPSCLFPRQCPRLKPAHGEQLRLLESIEKLPGVNHVFIASGVRHDLALAHPPYISALASKYAGGRLKLAPEHSVPSVLKLMGKPEIDSFEEFSRQFFGACRQSGLRRQIIPYIIIGHPGTTIDDALELRRWLKRNRLMVEQVQEFTPTPMTLSTCMYYTGLDCETGRPIHVPQPGEIRRQKQLALWHQTG; encoded by the coding sequence ATGGCTTTTTTGCCCACAAACCTCGCTGAAGCCCGCGCCCGCGGCTGGGACGAACTGGATGTCATCATCATCAATGGAGACGCCTATGTGGACCATCCCAGCTTCGGCGCCGCCATCATCGGAAGACATCTGGAATCCGCCGGTTTCCGGGTCGGAATCATCCCCCAACCCAATCCCGACAAAGACGAGGATTTCCTCGCTCTCGGCTTGCCCCGGCTCTTTTTTGGAATCACAGGCGGGAACATGGATTCCATGGTTTCAAACTACACCGCTCAGCGCAAAAAACGGAACGACGACGCCTACAGTCCCGACGGAAAAGCAGGCTTACGTCCTGACCGCGCTGTTTTAATCTATGCCAACGCCCTCAAACGCCTCTGTAAAGACGTTCCCATCGTTTTGGGCGGAATCGAAGCCTCTCTGCGCCGGATTGCCCATTACGACTTTTGGCAAAACAAGGTTCGAGCCAGTATCCTCGCAGATTCCAAAGCCTCCCTCCTGGTTTACGGAATGGCTGAAAAAGCGATTTTGGAGATTGCCGAAAGCCTGAAAAACGGCGTCCCCATCAAGGAACTCACCCAAATCCGGGGAACCGTCGCTTTCAGTCCCCAGCCGCCCTCTGCCGAGGACATCGTTTTGCCCAACAACCTGGAAAGCGCGGACAAAGCCGTCTTCCGCCAGATGACCCTGACCTTTGAAAAAAACAAGGACAGCCACGCCATTTTCCAGATGAACGGTGGACGCTGGCTGCGCCACAATCCTCCCGCCGCGCCTCTCGAAACTCCGGAACTGGACGCCCTCGCCCTGCTTCCCTTCGAACACGCACCCCATCCGCGTTACGGAAACCAAAGAATCCCGGCTTTCGACCAAATCAGAGATTCCCTCACCTCCCATCGCGGCTGTTATGGCGGCTGTAATTTTTGCGCCATCGCTTCCCATCAGGGTCGAGCCATTCAATCCCGCAGCGCCGCCTCGCTGGTCAAAGAAGCCCAAAACCTTGCCCAAAAACGCGGAAAATCCATCACCATCACCGACGTCGGGGGTCCCACTGCGAACATGTATGCCTCGGTTTGCGAGCTCGGCTGGCCGGAAAGCTGTAAGCGCCCCTCCTGCCTTTTTCCGCGTCAGTGTCCCCGCCTCAAACCCGCTCATGGTGAACAACTCCGCCTCCTCGAAAGCATCGAAAAACTCCCCGGCGTCAACCACGTTTTCATCGCTTCCGGGGTTCGTCACGACCTCGCTTTGGCTCATCCGCCCTACATCAGCGCCCTGGCTTCCAAATATGCCGGAGGAAGGCTCAAACTGGCTCCCGAACACAGCGTCCCCTCGGTTTTAAAGCTGATGGGAAAGCCGGAAATCGATAGTTTTGAGGAGTTTTCCCGCCAGTTTTTCGGCGCCTGTCGCCAGAGCGGTTTAAGACGCCAAATCATTCCCTACATCATCATCGGCCATCCAGGAACCACCATCGACGACGCCCTCGAGCTGCGCCGCTGGCTGAAACGAAACCGCCTCATGGTGGAACAGGTCCAGGAATTCACCCCCACACCCATGACCCTCAGTACCTGTATGTATTACACGGGTTTGGATTGCGAAACCGGACGCCCCATCCACGTCCCCCAACCCGGCGAAATCAGGCGTCAAAAACAGCTCGCTCTTTGGCATCAAACCGGATGA
- a CDS encoding D-alanine--D-alanine ligase, producing MQKITVLKGGDSPEREISLISGSAIAQGLIEAGFEVNELDPADFSSFAQIVAEMEKDPPSAVFLGLHGGSGENGQLQAALELAGFRHTGSGFAACALTMDKYVSKLMAAQEGVPVADWLLFRGDLIEDYNDPQDLQGIADKLGMPIMVKPNDSGSSVGISKVEELSDLKTAVKHALKFSDSALLERFIKGREFAVTVLDGEALPLVEIRPLDGWYDYENKYNKGRTEYLVPAPVEESSAQLMQTYAQRLWHVFGLKGYARVDFLYDGSQPWFLEVNTLPGMTPLSLTPMAAKSIGIDFPQLTKTIVNLALR from the coding sequence ATGCAAAAGATAACGGTTTTAAAAGGTGGTGATTCCCCCGAGCGGGAAATCTCGCTCATCAGCGGCAGCGCCATCGCTCAAGGCCTGATTGAAGCCGGCTTTGAGGTTAATGAACTGGACCCGGCGGATTTCAGCAGCTTCGCCCAGATCGTCGCCGAAATGGAAAAAGACCCGCCCAGCGCGGTTTTCCTCGGTCTTCACGGCGGTTCAGGCGAAAATGGACAGCTTCAGGCAGCTTTGGAACTGGCGGGATTTCGCCATACAGGCTCTGGATTCGCCGCCTGCGCGCTCACCATGGACAAATATGTTTCCAAGCTGATGGCAGCCCAGGAAGGCGTTCCCGTGGCGGATTGGCTGCTTTTTCGAGGCGATTTGATTGAGGATTACAATGACCCTCAGGATTTACAGGGAATCGCCGATAAACTTGGCATGCCCATCATGGTGAAACCCAATGACAGCGGCTCTTCCGTTGGCATCAGCAAGGTGGAGGAGCTTTCCGACCTTAAAACCGCGGTGAAACACGCCCTGAAATTCAGCGACAGCGCGCTTTTGGAGCGTTTCATCAAGGGACGTGAATTCGCGGTTACGGTTTTGGATGGGGAAGCCTTGCCCTTGGTGGAAATCCGCCCCCTGGACGGCTGGTATGACTATGAAAACAAATACAATAAGGGTCGCACGGAATACCTCGTTCCCGCTCCGGTGGAGGAATCCAGCGCCCAGTTGATGCAAACCTACGCCCAGCGGCTTTGGCATGTCTTTGGCCTCAAAGGCTACGCCAGGGTCGATTTTCTCTATGACGGAAGCCAACCCTGGTTTTTGGAGGTGAACACCCTTCCGGGAATGACCCCGCTGAGCCTGACCCCGATGGCGGCAAAATCCATCGGCATCGATTTCCCCCAACTTACCAAAACCATTGTCAACCTGGCTTTAAGATGA
- a CDS encoding cold shock domain-containing protein, with the protein MRGKVKWFNKNKGYGFIITDDNKEYFVHWKSIVTNSPRELKVLEQDEVVTFDLMETDKGTQAINIIRSGD; encoded by the coding sequence ATGAGAGGAAAAGTTAAATGGTTTAACAAGAATAAAGGTTACGGCTTTATTATTACGGACGACAACAAGGAATATTTCGTCCACTGGAAATCCATTGTCACAAATTCCCCCCGGGAACTAAAAGTGCTGGAACAGGATGAAGTCGTAACTTTCGACCTGATGGAGACTGACAAGGGAACCCAAGCCATCAACATCATCCGAAGCGGCGATTGA
- the rpsP gene encoding 30S ribosomal protein S16: MVRLRLKRMGANDQPFYRIVAVDARAKRDGKYIESIGWYDPKPNPFKIQVDKDRALYWLGVGAQPSDTVRSLLRKAGILQIWHEQKIEDRKAAKNEQQEVTNEGTD, translated from the coding sequence ATGGTCAGACTGAGACTGAAAAGGATGGGGGCTAACGACCAGCCCTTTTACCGTATTGTGGCAGTGGACGCCCGCGCCAAACGTGACGGAAAATATATAGAAAGCATCGGTTGGTATGATCCCAAGCCCAATCCTTTCAAAATCCAAGTCGATAAAGATCGCGCCCTGTATTGGCTCGGAGTCGGCGCGCAGCCCAGCGACACGGTTCGCTCCCTACTGCGCAAAGCTGGCATCCTGCAGATTTGGCACGAACAGAAAATAGAAGACAGAAAAGCAGCTAAAAACGAACAGCAAGAGGTGACAAATGAAGGAACTGATTGA